The DNA sequence ACGACTTCCAGAACCCGCCGTCGCAGGCCGCCGCGCTCGCGGACTTCGCCGCCGCGAGTGAATTCGATGTCGTGTACACGCGCTACGAACGCAAGGCCCACAGCGCGTGGCGCAATCTGGGGAGCCGCTTCAACGACCTCACGGCGTCGTGGCTGCTGCAAAAGCCGCGCGGGCTCTACCTCTCCAGTTTCAAGTGCCTCAATCGATTTCTTGTGGACGAGATCACGCGCTACGACGGCCCGTATCCCTACATCGATGGCCTCGTCCTGCGCACCACGCGGCGCATCGGCGTGCTCACGGTGCGCCACGATCCGCGCGACGCGGGCGAATCGACGTACAGCCTGCGCAAGCTCGTGCGCTTGTGGCTCAACATGTTCGTGAATTTTTCGGTGATGCCGCTGCGCCTGAGCACGCTCGCGGGATTCGTCGCCATCGTCGTCGGCACCCTGCTCGGCGCGAGTGTCGTGATCGAAAAGCTGCTGCGCCCCGACACGCCGATGGGCTACGCGTCGATCATGACGACGCTGCTCGTCTTCTCGGGCATGAGCCTGTTCATGCTCGGCGTCACCGGCGAGTACGTGGGGCGGCTCTTCCTCACGTCGAACCGCACGCCGCAGTACGTGATCCGCGACGTGATGCGCAGGGACCGGGACGGCCCGTGAACCCGCGCGAATACGCCGTCATGTACGAGGCCGAGGAGCGGTTCTGGTGGTACGTCGGCATGCGCCGCGTCTGGCTCGGCCTCTTCGAGCGTCTGCCGCGCCCGCCGCGCGATCTCGACATCCTCGACGCGGGATGCGGCACCGGCATCAACCTGACGTGGCTCGATCGCTTCGGCCGCGTCACCGGCCTCGACATCTCGGAAGACGCGCTGCGCTTTTGCGCCATGCGGCGCGGATCGGATGAACGGCTCATCGCCGGATCGATCACTGCGCTGCCCTTCGCCGACGCGTCGTTTGATCGGGTCACGGCGTTCGACAGCGTATGCCAGGTGGACGACGACCGCGCCGCGCTCGCCGAAATCCATCGCGTGCTGCACCCCGGCGGCTTCGTCTTTCTGAACCTGCCCGCGTTCGAAGGACTTCGCAGCGAGCACGACGCCGCGGTGCACCTGCGTCGGCGCTACACGCGAACGGAGCTTCGCGCGAAGCTGATCGAGGCGGGCTTTGCGCGGCCCGTCGTCACCTACGCCAACACGGTGCTCTTCCCCGCCGCCGCCGCCGTGCGTTTCGCGCGACGCGGCCACGCGCACGATCCCGCGAGCGCGCGGTCGGACCTGCGCCCTCTCCCTGCGATGCTCAACGCGGCACTCACGGCGGTTCTGTCCGTCGAGGCTCTGCTGCTGCGGTCGATGTCGTTTCCCTTCGGCCTGTCGCTCGTGGCGTACGCGGCGAAGGCGGACGCGGCGTGACGGCGACGGTCGGCGACGCACGGCACTGGCGCCGCCTCGCCGCGTGGGCGCTCGCGCAAATCGCCCTCTCGGGCTTGCGTCGCGGGGCGGTGAACCACGTCTTCGTGCGCGACAGCATGGCGCAACTGCCGCGCGTGCCGATCCCCGAGTCGTGGTCGCCCGTGCTGCTCGCTGTGAGCGCCGCGTGGTGGATCGTGCTCGTCGCCCTCGTGTGGATCGACCGCGCGCGCTGGCGCGATCAACTGCGCGCCGCACTCACACGCGACGCGCGTGGCGGCGTCGGCGCGGCCTCGCCCACGGATCGCATCGCGCTTTTCGCGTCGCTCGCGTCGTTCGTCGCGCTGGCGGCGCATTTCGGCGCTCATCGTTTTCGCATCAATTGGGACTGCGCATACCTGCTTGAAGCCGGGCGCGTGCTCGCGGAGGGCGGCGTGCTCTATCGCGACTTCGTCGATCCCAATCCGCCGCTCATTATGCTGCTCATGTCGATCCCGGCGCGCATCGCGGCTGCGTCCGGCATCCACCTGTTCACGGCGTTCCATTTCCTCGTGCTCGCGTGCGCGCTCGCGTCGTTCTTGACGATACGACACCTGCTCGCGCGTGCACCGGAGCCGCTGGCCTCACGCCGCGATTGGGTGCTGCTGCCCTTCGCGCTCTTCCAGCTCGGCCTCGCGTACTGGAACGAGTTCGGCCAGCGCGAGCACCTGTTCGTCATCGCGGCCATGCCGTTTTTCGTCGCGCGGGCGCTGCGTTGGGAGGGCGAAGCATTTCGCGCGCGTTACGTCGCCCTCGCCCTCGTCGCGGGCCTCGGCGCGTGCATCAAGCCGCATTTCTTCCTCGTGCCGCTTGTCATGGAGGCCGCGCTCGCCCTGGTGCACCGCCGATTCCGCACACTTTTTTCGCCGGAAATGTGGACCTTCGCCGCCGTGCCGCTCGCCTACCTCGCGTGGATGTGGCTGGGGTCCGAGCCCGTGCGAACGGAGTATTTCGGGCGCTGGCTGCCGTTTTTCGCGTCCACGTATTACGGCATGAACACCGACCTGCCGCGCGCGTGGAAGATCGCACCCAATCTCGTCGTGCCGGCCGCGTTCGCGCTGATGGTCGCGCGGCGCGCGCCGGGCGCCTCGGCCCGATTCGCGATCGGCTGGTTCGGCGCGGCGACGGGAGCGCTAGCCGTGTTCGTCGCGCAGGAAAACGGATTTTGCTACCACATCATCCCTTTCGCCGCGACGTGGATGATGTTGCTGGGCGCCCTGCTCGCGACGGTCCGGTTCCGCTGGTCCGGCGTGCGTGCCGTGTCGCCCGCGATGGTCGGCCTGCTCGCCGCGACGGGCATCATTCTCTGGCCGTTATGGCCCGGCGCGTGGCCCGACCGTGGCACGTTCGCCTACGCCCGCGAGCGCGCCGAGGTGATCGAGAAATGGTCGCGTCCCGGCGAGTCCGTGCTCATTCTCTCGCCGTCGCTGCTCTACGCGTTCCCGATGGCGCGGGCGATGGACCGCCGCCCCGCGACGCGCTTCGGGTGCCTGTTCATGCTCGGCGGGCTCTACGGCGACGTGCGCGGCGAGCCCGGCGCGCCGTTTCCCTATCGGACATTCGATGCCGCGACGGATTTCGAGCGTGCGTTCCTGCGCGACCTCGCGTCCGACATCCGCCGCGACCGGCCCCGAGTGGTGATGATCGAGCACGGCTCCTGGTGCCACGGCTGCCCGAAGGGGTTCGACGTGTTCGACTACCTCAGCGCGAATGGCTTCGTCGCGGGCGCGATGGCGGAGTATCGCTTCCTGGGGCGCATCCCCGAGTTCGCCGTGCTGGTGCGCGCGGACGTGCTGACGCGCGGGGCGAACGCGCCATGATGTCCGCGCACGGCGATCAGCGCCCTTCGCGTTTCGCAAACAGCGCCCCGATCGTCTCTTCATTCGGCGGCGATGCCACGCCCACCTCGGTGAAGATCGCGGTGATGAGGCGCGCCGGGGTGACGTCGAACGCGGGATTGCGCACGGCGATGCCCTCGGGCGCGATCGACACCTTGCCGCCGAGCGTCGTCACCTCGCTCGCCGGGCGCTCCTCGATGCGGATGTGCGTTCCGTCGGGAATCGCCCGATCGATCGTGGACAGCGGTGCGGCGACGTAGAAGGGGATTCCGTGCTCGCGCGCGAGCACGGCGACGGTGTAGGTGCCGATCTTGTTGGCCGTGTCGCCGTTTCGCGCGATGCGATCCGCGCCCACGACCACGAGGTCGATCTCGCCGCGCGACATGAGCGCGCCGGCCATGTTGTCGCAGATGAGCGTCACGTCGATGCCGTCCGCCGCGAGTTCGTACGCGGTGAGCCGAGCGCCCTGCAACCACGGGCGCGTTTCGTCGGCGAGCACGCTCACGCGCTTGCCGGCGTCCACCGCCGCGCGGATCACGCCGAGCGCCGTGCCGTAGCCGCCGGTGGCGAGCGCCCCGGCGTTGCAGTGCGTGAGAATGCGCGCGCCGTCGGGCACATACACCGCGCCATGGCGGCCCATCGCGCGGCACGAAGCCACGTCGTCGTCGTGAATGCGTTTCGCGAGAGTGAGCAATTCGGCGCGCACGGCGGCGATGCCGCGCGGCGCGGCGGCGTCGAAGCCGCGTTTCATCTCGCCGATCGCCCAGAAGAGGTTGACGGCGGTGGGCCTTGTCGCACCGAGGAACTTCGCCTTTTCGTCGAAGAATGCGCGGGCGGCAGTGAGGTCGTCCGGCCCCTGGATCGCCGCGAGGGCGAGGCCGTAGGCCGCGGCGATGCCGATGGCGGGCGCGCCGCGGATCGCCATGTCGCGGATCGCCTCGGCGACGTCTTCCGGCGTCTCGCAACGCACGTCGCGCACCACGTGCGGCAGCACGCGCTGGTCGATCATCAGCACGGCGCCGTCCTTCCACTCGATCGTCCGCACGGTCATGTCGCCTCCAGGAAGTGCGCGATTTTTATCAGCAAACGCGCTCACCCGGCCAGTGCCGTCCGATTGTTACGAAATTTTCCTCAAGTTCAACGTCGAATGCGGCGATACGTGGCGCAACGACGCGATGTGAAGTGCGACAGGTTAAACGGGAGTTCACTGTTTTATCCGATCGATCGTTACGCTAATATACCACGCGACGATTCGCCGCGTGGCGGATTCGTTTGTCTAACCAAAAAACCCAAGGAGAGAGACGATGCACAAATGGCCCGGATGGATGTTGATTTCGCTTTCCCTCATGGTGTTCGCGACCGGCTGCGGCTGCGGCGACGACGATGACGACGACGACAGCGCGCCGTCGGACGACGACACGACCGACGACGACACGACCGACGATGATTCGACCGACGACGACACCACGGACGATGACACGACCGATGACGACACGACGGATGACGACACGACCGACGACGATACCGACGTCGAGTACGATTCGCTCGAATGCGATCTGCCCGACCCCGCGTCGCTCGGCAGCGGCAACCTGATCGGCGGCGGATCGCCCACCGGCACGATCGACGTGTACGTCTTCGACGGCGAAACCTGCGATCCGATCGAGAACGCCGAGGTTGCCCACGGCGGCGCAACCTACACCACCGACGTCGACGGCTACGCCGAAGTTCTGCTGACCGACGCGGCCGAGCTCGTGACCGCTTGGGAAGACAACCACTGGGCGTGGAGCTATACCGCCGACGCGTCGGTGATGTACTTCCGCCTGCGTCCGGACGAGTACGCGGGAACGTATTCCGACTCCGACCTCGCGGACTTCACGCAGGACGGCACGCCGCTCAGCCTGGCCGCGACCACGCTCGGCAACCTCTTCTCGTCGCCGATCTATCTG is a window from the Deltaproteobacteria bacterium genome containing:
- the mtnA gene encoding S-methyl-5-thioribose-1-phosphate isomerase encodes the protein MTVRTIEWKDGAVLMIDQRVLPHVVRDVRCETPEDVAEAIRDMAIRGAPAIGIAAAYGLALAAIQGPDDLTAARAFFDEKAKFLGATRPTAVNLFWAIGEMKRGFDAAAPRGIAAVRAELLTLAKRIHDDDVASCRAMGRHGAVYVPDGARILTHCNAGALATGGYGTALGVIRAAVDAGKRVSVLADETRPWLQGARLTAYELAADGIDVTLICDNMAGALMSRGEIDLVVVGADRIARNGDTANKIGTYTVAVLAREHGIPFYVAAPLSTIDRAIPDGTHIRIEERPASEVTTLGGKVSIAPEGIAVRNPAFDVTPARLITAIFTEVGVASPPNEETIGALFAKREGR
- a CDS encoding glycosyltransferase, which translates into the protein MMRISIVIPVYGGAGTVGGLCEALLREFAGRETQIVLVNDDSPDNADEVCRALVTAHPDAIVYARLSRNFGEHNAVMAGLRLADGDFVLIMDDDFQNPPSQAAALADFAAASEFDVVYTRYERKAHSAWRNLGSRFNDLTASWLLQKPRGLYLSSFKCLNRFLVDEITRYDGPYPYIDGLVLRTTRRIGVLTVRHDPRDAGESTYSLRKLVRLWLNMFVNFSVMPLRLSTLAGFVAIVVGTLLGASVVIEKLLRPDTPMGYASIMTTLLVFSGMSLFMLGVTGEYVGRLFLTSNRTPQYVIRDVMRRDRDGP
- a CDS encoding class I SAM-dependent methyltransferase encodes the protein MNPREYAVMYEAEERFWWYVGMRRVWLGLFERLPRPPRDLDILDAGCGTGINLTWLDRFGRVTGLDISEDALRFCAMRRGSDERLIAGSITALPFADASFDRVTAFDSVCQVDDDRAALAEIHRVLHPGGFVFLNLPAFEGLRSEHDAAVHLRRRYTRTELRAKLIEAGFARPVVTYANTVLFPAAAAVRFARRGHAHDPASARSDLRPLPAMLNAALTAVLSVEALLLRSMSFPFGLSLVAYAAKADAA